The proteins below come from a single Triticum aestivum cultivar Chinese Spring chromosome 5D, IWGSC CS RefSeq v2.1, whole genome shotgun sequence genomic window:
- the LOC123122616 gene encoding uncharacterized protein isoform X4, producing MKLRGSRVKQADSGSPGERDLCFYSKSFDGKRHTTEHCNNDVSFSELEGTFSAPVRKKRGTRAPPSSRCLRGKKDDNDNVMSSDDAITEEGHAASPSSRKAKEQNHGEIAVGSSADPTGQSVSVNEARENSRALKNTSNVQTTTVKKTTAEDKTSRAIMDDVFNAEMDSTSSDDESAEEVEDVKVCDICGDVGDEVKLAVCNRCNDGAEHTYCMRDMMEKVPDGEWFCEECQTEVEYEKEKLEKPQVKLVTSKEESVQGKISKPYNDANSRSPCENEVEDETVGRKERNEANQGIDMVEDAKIPPVAKQNIPEPGGLSMESYSRKGIPLPRESSFRLDIEKGKQPTPQVPILLGSNASKNQAPPLTGQLSKSTSFNSSKVPKVKQLVNEVPQKTKTLKDQLSCSMRKEGPTSFSTKSASFKKPKTCEPANKAKSSIIPPAEELSVMNLPVSRNVSNDRGTSILGCPSITGPLAFPVQSKAESAAQRLTTGSNMSASSNSGHFTQFCGVDKLGLSAMKPLSERNLKDASAKRNKMSEATEKATSRLADQSDRILKCGPYHDPVYRPKDMSSGRSVPSSSTISSDPMDKSSRGFSPVDKTIVSTVPELDYIWQGDFELWRTGRSPELCDGFQAHLSCSASPKVLEVAKKFPSRVQLEELPRRNSWPTQFQQNGPTYENIGVFFFARDAQSYEHHYSKLVQNMLINDLALRGNIETAELIIFPSNILSKNSQRWNMFYFLWGVFKVKREDHWNLPLDVPISKCETDLNEDPLTVDPHTSVLSSSRSLSEDQNNGADPACYLVKSATSAEHQCLQTSEANRQGCSNGDNSSVQAVGGRDLEDHCHDSSMTCCLTNNRRANNDFSTAPAGKQKIIAYPDSQKKMCDGGNVVEPIFDVNTMPVNCSISSIHKQDNQNRAINLNNAESLMDVDHANNIELNSGTVDLASHASRSAQKRNVDMANWIDGANGSVDKKIKLDNVSSTVESSLSGKIRDGRLSSKI from the exons ATGAAGTTAAGAGGATCGAGAGTAAAGCAGGCCGACTCTGGTTCACCAGGTGAGAGGGACCTATGCTTTTATTCCAAGTCATTCGATGGAAAGAGGCACACCACAGAACATTGCAATAATGATGTTTCATTTTCTGAGCTTGAAGGGACTTTCAGTGCGCCTGTTAGGAAGAAAAGAGGGACAAGAGCACCTCCATCTTCTAGATGTTTACGTGGTAAAAAGGATGATAATGATAATGTCATGAGCAGTGATGACGCTATTACAGAAGAAGGCCATGCTG CCTCCCCTTCAAGCAGGAAGGCAAAAGAACAAAATCACGGAGAGATAGCTGTTGGAAGCTCAGCTG ATCCCACAGGCCAGAGTGTCTCTGTAAATGAAGCACGTGAaaactcgagggcattgaaaaatACTTCTAATGTGCAAACAACTACTGTTAAGAAGACTACTGCTGAGGATAAAACTTCTCGAGCAATCATGGATGAT GTTTTTAATGCAGAAATGGATTCCACGTCTTCAGATGATGAGAGTGCCGAAGAAGTTGAGGAT GTGAAAGTTTGTGACATATGTGGAGATGTTGGTGATGAGGTGAAGCTCGCTGTTTGCAATAGATGCAACGATGGTGCTGAGCATAC TTATTGTATGCGGGACATGATGGAAAAGGTTCCGGATGGTGAGTGGTTTTGTGAAGAGTGCCAAACTGAAGTAGAATATGAAAAGGAGAAGTTAGAAAAACCTCAGGTGAAGCTTGTCACTTCAAAGGAAGAGTCTGTTCAAGGGAAAATCAGTAAACCTTACAATGATGCAAACAGCAGAAGTCCTTGTGAGAATGAAGTGGAAGATGAAACTGTTGGCAGAAAAGAACGGAATGAAGCAAATCAAGGCATTGATATGGTTGAAGATGCAAAGATTCCTCCTGTGGCTAAACAAAATATTCCTGAACCTGGTGGTTTATCAATGGAGTCTTACTCCAGAAAAGGAATACCTCTGCCACGTGAGAGCTCATTCAGGTTGGATATAGAGAAAGGAAAGCAACCTACTCCCCAAGTGCCAATCTTACTGGGGTCTAATGCTAGCAAGAATCAGGCACCACCACTTACCG GTCAACTCTCCAAGTCCACTTCTTTCAACAGCTCTAAGGTGCCCAAGGTGAAGCAACTAGTGAATGAAGTTCCTCAGAAGACCAAAACTTTGAAGGATCAGTTGTCCTGTAGTATGAGAAAAGAGGGGCCAACGAGCTTTTCAACTAAGTCAGCATCATTCAAAAAGCCCAAAACTTGTGAGCCTGCAAATAAGGCAAAGTCTTCCATCATTCCACCTGCTGAGGAGCTAAGTGTGATGAATTTACCAGTGAGCCGAAATGTAAGTAATGATAGAGGCACTTCTATATTAGGATGCCCCTCAATTACTGGACCACTGGCTTTTCCAGTTCAATCAAAAGCAGAATCTGCAGCTCAGCGCCTCACTACAGGAAGCAACATGTCTGCCTCTAGCAATTCAGGCCATTTTACCCAATTTTGTGGTGTTGATAAATTAGGTTTGTCTGCAATGAAACCTCTGAGTGAGCGAAACTTGAAGGATGCCTCTGCCAAAAGGAATAAAATGTCTGAAGCTACTGAGAAAGCTACTTCCAGATTAGCAGATCAATCTGATCGCATCCTCAAATGTGGTCCTTATCATGACCCAGTATACAGGCCTAAAGATATGTCATCTGGAAGATCTGTTCCCAGCAGTTCTACTATATCAAGTGATCCGATGGACAAATCGAGTCGAGGCTTTTCACCTGTTGATAAAACAATAGTTTCAACTGTTCCAGAGTTGGATTATATTTGGCA GGGTGATTTTGAGCTGTGGAGGACTGGAAGATCACCTGAGCTATGTGATGGTTTTCAAGCTCACTTATCATGTTCTGCTTCACCAAAAGTGCTGGAAGTAGCAAAGAAATTCCCTTCCAGAGTCCAGCTTGAAGAACTGCCTCGTCGAAACTCATGGCCCACACAGTTTCAACAAAATGGACCCACATATGAGAATattggtgttttcttctttgcTAGAGATGCTCAGAG CTATGAACATCATTACAGTAAATTGGTTCAGAATATGCTAATCAATGATTTGGCACTCAGAGGAAATATCGAAACAGCCGAATTAATTATATTCCCTTCTAACATCCTATCAAAGAACTCTCAAA GATGGAACATGTTTTATTTCCTATGGGGTGTGTTTAAAGTGAAAAGAGAAGATCACTGGAACCTTCCACTTGATGTACCAATAAGTAAATGTGAAACTGATTTGAATGAGGATCCCCTGACCGTGGATCCGCATACCTCTGTTTTGTCCTCTAGCCGTTCATTGTCTGAAGACCAAAATAATGGCGCTGATCCAGCCTGCTATTTGGTCAAGTCAGCTACTTCTGCAGAACATCAATGTCTGCAAACTTCGGAAGCTAATCGTCAGGGATGTTCAAATGGAGATAACTCTTCGGTCCAGGCTGTCGGTGGAAGAGATTTGGAAGATCACTGTCATGATTCAAGTATGACATGTTGTTTAACAAATAACAGGAGGGCAAACAATGATTTTTCCACTGCTCCGGCAGGAAAACAGAAG ATAATTGCATATCCAGACTCTCAAAAGAAAATGTGTGATGGTGGCAATGTTGTCGAACCCATTTTTGATGTAAATACGATGCCAGTTAATTGCTCTATCTCATCAATCCACAAACAAG ATAATCAGAACCGAGCCATCAACCTTAACAATGCAGAGAGCCTGATGGATGTAGATCATGCAAATAATATTGAACTGAACTCAGGTACAGTGGATCTTGCTTCACATGCATCACGTAGTGCACAAAAAAGAAATGTGGACATGGCAAACTGGATTGACGGAGCCAATGGATCAGTAGACAAGAAAATTAAATTGGATAATGTATCATCCACTGTGGAGTCTAGTTTAAGTGGGAAGATCAGAGATGGAAGGTTGTCATCCAAG ATATAG